A window from Dioscorea cayenensis subsp. rotundata cultivar TDr96_F1 unplaced genomic scaffold, TDr96_F1_v2_PseudoChromosome.rev07_lg8_w22 25.fasta BLBR01000092.1, whole genome shotgun sequence encodes these proteins:
- the LOC120253466 gene encoding uncharacterized protein LOC120253466, with protein MTSSSRSHRCRRSHRRCCRHRQSSGGNRRWCTTRRILSDHREHLHQLLRRDPPIAVLVKHRERSTELAVDLLADTPSAPIASKLIPPSPRCSASVSITATSSSLGGSEPSFLSTPSSSLLVTFSRGSTDFEVNSSDEEFDPNDDVSDLAIVRAGLAFFHGLAGDPKRDPI; from the coding sequence ATGACATCATCATCACGAAGTCATCGATGCAGACGAAGCCATCGCCGTTGCTGTCGACACCGCCAATCATCCGGCGGCAATCGTCGATGGTGCACGACTCGTCGAATCCTCTCCGATCATCGCGAACATCTTCATCAGCTCCTCCGCCGAGATCCTCCCATCGCCGTCCTCGTCAAACACCGTGAACGCTCCACGGAGCTCGCCGTCGATCTCCTCGCTGACACTCCGAGCGCGCCGATCGCCTCCAAGCTGATCCCACCTTCTCCTCGGTGCTCTGCTTCGGTCAGCATCACCGCCACTTCCTCCTCACTCGGCGGATCCGAACCCAGCTTCCTCAGCACACCCTCAAGCTCCCTCCTAGTCACCTTCTCCCGTGGGAGCACCGACTTCGAGGTCAATTCCTCCGACGAGGAGTTCGATCCAAACGACGATGTCTCCGATCTGGCGATCGTTCGCGCAGGCTTAGCCTTCTTCCATGGTTTAGCTGGCGATCCGAAAAGAGATCCTATTTAG